In one Hymenobacter sp. DG25B genomic region, the following are encoded:
- a CDS encoding RNA polymerase sigma factor translates to MRPLSSPHTLSESELLDACLAGSRLAQKQLYDRYSARMMAVCMRYAQTTFEAEDVLQEGFLTVFKNLPKFRRECPLEFWIRRIMVNAALRQHRRNAHLVAVSEGEYPEDLADEEFTLANYGFEELLTLIQELAPRYRMVFNLFAIEGYSHKEIGELMGISEGTSKSQYARARVILKNKLERLDAHRTNGTFSR, encoded by the coding sequence GTGCGTCCTCTCTCCTCACCACACACCCTGAGCGAGTCTGAACTGCTTGATGCTTGCCTGGCTGGTAGCCGCCTGGCACAAAAGCAGCTTTACGACCGATATTCTGCCAGGATGATGGCCGTTTGCATGCGGTATGCCCAAACCACGTTTGAGGCCGAAGACGTACTGCAGGAAGGCTTTCTGACGGTGTTTAAAAATCTGCCAAAATTCAGGCGGGAATGCCCACTGGAATTCTGGATTCGCCGTATCATGGTGAATGCTGCCCTGCGCCAGCACCGGCGCAACGCGCACCTGGTAGCAGTAAGCGAAGGCGAATACCCCGAAGACCTGGCCGATGAAGAATTTACCTTAGCCAATTATGGCTTTGAGGAGCTTCTGACCCTGATTCAGGAGCTGGCCCCGCGCTACCGGATGGTGTTCAACCTATTTGCTATTGAAGGCTATAGCCACAAAGAAATTGGGGAGCTGATGGGCATTTCCGAAGGCACCAGCAAGTCGCAGTACGCCCGGGCACGGGTTATTTTGAAAAACAAACTAGAGCGCCTCGACGCTCACCGGACCAATGGAACCTTCAGCCGATAA
- a CDS encoding TonB-dependent receptor domain-containing protein: MKHLSALLLVGTTFITHMAAAQSTPPAATGATRPAGTAPAITLAPAAKGTGRISGTVLDATTKQPVEFATITVLPPVGEQPLDGTVADEKGRFVLKGLAAGSYRLSISFIGYGSQVQAISLAEGKMSLDLGTVNLTSQVKQLNEVTVTGERPVVESKPDRLVYNAAQDNTNKGGTAADVLRKAPMVSVDPDGNLQLRGSGNVRVLINGKPSSVMAGDIAEALKQLPADQIKNVEVITSPSAKYDAEGSAGIINIVLKENNLQGVNGNVGLAVGTRNSNGNLSLNARKGKFGFSSSANGWMHYSPGVQEVDREDRGVVSADGITTTGRLMQRNEGRSNGGGGNARIGLEYEPATNHTFSLSLNGNMFQHRNNADIYNTYTLDAGEPDNSNPLFGNYTRDYNQEFKIRSYDLTGTYTRTFGPGSRREWSVLAQHNRNNNNRFYDVDQFPLDYTGSTPTFQEYSPNVASNQENTLQTDYVHPIGEKQTVEFGGKLIQRRVESDFRVSRTDLNTGEFAEVPSLTNQYTYDQDVMAGYATYATSLGKKYNVRLGARVERTDLEGDFASQDRPFSLTFTNLLPNVALTRNLKQQGSTIRLSYSRRIQRPSIFYLNPYRNETDPRNISEGNPELDAEFTDNYEVNWNTFVKGSVINISAYSRQTNNAIERIYRTDNQGRVVSTFGNVARNQTYGTNLFGSVKPLPKWDISGNISLFYVFLKSQALNTSNSGFVYSANINSGYKFEKGFSLQFFGMLNSPRIQLQGKNSPWQMYSIGLRKEMLKGKADLTLNADNPFSRYIKLDNDFDNGRSRSTNTTYVYNRGVRAAFSYRFGKLENKPKRPARSIRNDDQKQGESGGNGQQ; this comes from the coding sequence ATGAAACACCTTTCCGCGTTGCTGCTGGTCGGCACTACGTTCATTACTCATATGGCTGCGGCGCAAAGCACGCCCCCGGCAGCTACCGGCGCAACGCGCCCGGCGGGCACAGCCCCGGCTATTACGCTGGCTCCGGCCGCAAAAGGCACCGGCCGCATCAGCGGCACTGTGTTAGATGCCACTACCAAGCAGCCGGTGGAGTTTGCCACCATTACGGTGCTGCCTCCTGTGGGCGAGCAGCCCCTGGATGGCACTGTTGCGGATGAGAAAGGCCGTTTCGTGCTGAAAGGCCTGGCAGCCGGGTCTTACCGCTTGTCCATCAGCTTTATTGGCTACGGCAGCCAGGTGCAGGCTATTTCCCTGGCAGAAGGCAAAATGAGCCTCGACCTGGGCACGGTAAACCTGACCTCCCAAGTGAAGCAGCTGAATGAAGTAACCGTGACGGGTGAGCGGCCCGTGGTGGAAAGCAAGCCTGACCGCCTGGTGTACAACGCCGCCCAGGACAACACCAACAAAGGCGGCACCGCCGCCGACGTGCTGCGCAAAGCCCCTATGGTGAGCGTGGACCCCGATGGCAACCTGCAGCTGCGCGGCTCCGGCAACGTGCGCGTGCTCATCAACGGCAAACCATCCTCCGTAATGGCCGGCGACATTGCCGAAGCCCTCAAGCAGCTGCCCGCCGACCAGATTAAAAACGTGGAGGTGATTACCTCCCCTTCGGCTAAGTATGATGCGGAAGGCTCAGCCGGTATCATCAACATTGTCCTGAAGGAAAATAACCTGCAGGGGGTGAATGGCAACGTGGGCCTGGCCGTGGGTACCCGCAACTCCAACGGTAACCTGAGCCTGAACGCCCGCAAAGGTAAGTTTGGGTTTTCCTCCTCGGCCAATGGCTGGATGCACTACTCCCCTGGCGTGCAGGAAGTAGACCGCGAAGACCGGGGCGTGGTAAGCGCCGACGGCATTACCACCACGGGCCGCCTGATGCAGCGCAACGAAGGCCGCTCCAACGGTGGTGGCGGCAATGCCCGCATCGGGTTGGAATATGAGCCAGCTACCAACCACACCTTCAGCCTGTCGCTGAACGGCAACATGTTCCAGCACCGCAACAACGCGGATATCTATAACACCTACACCCTGGATGCCGGCGAGCCGGATAACAGCAACCCGCTGTTCGGTAACTACACCCGCGACTATAATCAGGAGTTTAAAATCCGGAGCTACGACCTGACCGGCACCTACACCCGCACCTTCGGGCCGGGCAGCCGCCGCGAGTGGTCGGTGCTGGCGCAGCACAACCGCAATAACAACAACCGCTTCTACGATGTAGACCAGTTTCCCCTGGACTACACGGGCAGCACGCCTACGTTCCAGGAATATAGCCCCAACGTAGCCAGCAACCAGGAAAACACCCTGCAAACCGACTACGTGCACCCCATTGGCGAAAAGCAAACGGTGGAGTTTGGGGGTAAGCTGATTCAGCGGCGGGTGGAAAGTGACTTCCGCGTGAGCCGCACCGATCTGAATACCGGCGAGTTTGCCGAAGTGCCCAGCCTGACCAACCAATACACCTATGATCAGGATGTAATGGCCGGCTACGCTACCTACGCTACCAGCCTGGGTAAGAAGTACAACGTGCGCCTGGGGGCCCGCGTGGAGCGCACCGATCTGGAGGGTGACTTTGCCAGTCAGGACCGTCCGTTCAGCCTCACGTTTACCAATCTGCTGCCCAACGTGGCCCTTACGCGCAACCTCAAGCAGCAAGGCTCCACCATCCGCCTGAGCTACTCGCGTCGCATTCAGCGCCCCAGCATTTTCTATCTGAACCCTTACCGCAACGAAACCGACCCGCGCAACATTTCGGAGGGCAACCCGGAGCTGGACGCCGAATTCACCGACAATTACGAGGTGAACTGGAACACCTTCGTGAAGGGCTCCGTCATCAACATCTCGGCCTATTCCCGCCAGACCAACAACGCCATTGAGCGCATTTATCGCACCGATAATCAGGGCCGGGTGGTTTCCACCTTCGGCAACGTAGCCCGCAACCAGACCTACGGCACCAACCTGTTCGGCTCAGTAAAGCCCTTGCCCAAATGGGACATCAGCGGCAACATTAGCCTGTTTTACGTTTTCCTGAAAAGCCAGGCGCTGAACACCAGCAACTCGGGTTTTGTGTATTCGGCCAACATCAACTCCGGCTACAAGTTTGAGAAGGGCTTCAGCCTACAGTTCTTCGGCATGCTGAACTCGCCGCGTATTCAGCTGCAAGGCAAAAACTCGCCCTGGCAGATGTACTCCATTGGCCTGCGCAAGGAAATGCTGAAAGGCAAGGCCGATCTGACGCTGAACGCCGACAACCCCTTCTCCCGCTACATCAAGCTGGATAACGACTTCGACAACGGCCGTTCCCGCTCCACCAATACCACTTACGTGTATAACCGGGGCGTGCGCGCCGCCTTCAGCTACCGCTTCGGCAAGCTGGAGAACAAGCCCAAGCGCCCCGCCCGCAGCATCCGCAACGACGACCAGAAGCAGGGCGAAAGCGGCGGCAACGGGCAGCAGTAG
- a CDS encoding shikimate dehydrogenase family protein, producing the protein MREFGLIGRSLEHSFSQTYFTQKFENLGLSDHRYELFELYSITELPRLLAQHPELCGLNVTIPYKEQVWTYLDEMSPIAARIGAVNVIEFAADGRRIGHNTDYIGFQESMRRFYPTRGDDAGALILGTGGAAKAVETALRDLGIRCWLVSRNPLAAGLTYADLSPSLLQAHSLIINTTPLGTYPNVAECPSIPYEHLTERHYLYDLIYNPGETLFMQKGREMGAHTKNGFEMLCLQAEAAWAIWNK; encoded by the coding sequence ATGAGGGAATTTGGATTGATTGGTCGCTCCTTGGAGCATTCTTTTTCGCAGACGTACTTCACCCAGAAGTTTGAAAACCTGGGCCTGAGCGACCATCGTTACGAGCTGTTTGAGCTGTATTCTATTACGGAGCTGCCCCGGCTGTTGGCGCAGCATCCGGAGCTGTGCGGCCTCAACGTAACCATTCCCTATAAAGAGCAGGTGTGGACGTATCTGGATGAAATGTCACCCATTGCGGCGCGCATTGGGGCCGTAAATGTTATTGAGTTTGCTGCCGATGGCCGCCGCATTGGTCACAATACCGACTATATCGGGTTTCAGGAATCGATGCGGCGCTTTTACCCCACGCGCGGCGACGATGCCGGCGCGCTGATTCTGGGCACGGGCGGCGCGGCCAAAGCCGTAGAAACCGCCCTGCGCGACCTGGGCATCCGGTGCTGGCTGGTCTCGCGCAACCCCCTGGCTGCCGGCCTTACCTACGCCGACCTTTCGCCCTCCCTGCTGCAGGCGCATTCGCTCATCATCAATACCACCCCGCTGGGCACGTACCCCAACGTAGCGGAGTGCCCCAGCATCCCCTACGAGCACCTCACGGAGCGCCACTACCTCTACGACCTGATTTATAACCCCGGCGAAACCCTCTTCATGCAGAAAGGCCGCGAAATGGGTGCTCACACCAAAAACGGCTTCGAAATGCTCTGCCTGCAGGCCGAAGCCGCATGGGCTATCTGGAATAAGTAA